From the genome of Mucilaginibacter paludis DSM 18603:
TGAAAGCAGATTCAGCCAGGGCAAGCGGATTAGCGGTTCCAGAAGCGGCCCCACTGGAAGTGAGCGAAAACTGTCCCTGTATATTGGATGCCGGGGAGAAGAAAACAGGTGTTAGGCGCCCAAATTCATCGTATCTGTATACGCTCATGTTAGGCATTTTGTTGTATGCGATATCCCGGATAGTGGAAGAATAGCTCAGGTCATTGTTTATATGCGTATAAGAGAAATCTGAACGAAAGCGAATCCGGTTTGATACATTGTAATCCAGATTAATTTTTGTGGTAATCCGGCTTAATGCGGTGCCGACAGTTGTCCCTCTTTGATTAAGAAACCCGACAGAGGCATAGTACCTCGCTTTTTCGCCCCCACCCTGCATGGATACATTATGGTCTTGAATGTATCCTGTTTGTGTAATCTCGTTGATCCAATTAGTGTTATTGCTGTAATTGTAAAAATTAAAAACGTCCCGTGGATCGTAATTGAACTCAGGGTAAACAAGCGTATTGATCGGGTAACCTCCTTTATTGGCGATCTCCTCGGGAATTAGCATCGAATACTGGTCACCGGTCAACAGGGGTATTGCATTGGGTTGCTTTGAACGAGTTCCTTTAAAATTATAGCTCAGGATTGGCTTCCCGATGACGCCGCGCTTGGTTGTAATAATCAGTACGCCGTTCGCAGCACGTGATCCCCAAAGAGCGGTGGATGCCGCGTCCTTTAAGACCGTGATATCTTTAATGTCTGTCGGGGCAATGTTAAGTAGCTGCGCGTAACCCTGTTCATCTGCTGTACCGAAGTTAAAGTCATCAGGCACTTGGGTTTCGTAGGGCATACCATCTAAAATAATCAATGGGTTTGATGAACCATTCAGGCTGCTGGTACCCCGTATTCTGATGGACATACCCGCGCCAGGATCGCCGGAAGTGGCGCTGATGTCAACACCCGGCAGGCGTCCCTGTAAGGCCTGGTCAATAGAGGTGGCCGACAGTTCTTCCAAATCCTTTGCGCTGATAGTACTTGTTGCAGTAGTTACATCTCGCTTGTCGATATTCATCCCCGTTCCGTTGTTGCTCTGGGTTTTGGCCTGGATGGATATTTCATTAAGCTCCCTGCCGTTAGGCATCAGCTGAATATCGATCACCGTCCGTTTGCTCATGTCAAGGGTTAGGGTTTTATAGCCAATGGCGGAAACCTGGATCTGGTTTTGGGTACTGGCTACTCGAAGCGCATAATTTCCGTTAATGTCGGTCGACTGACCATTGATCACACGTTTATCTTTATCCAGTTCGACAACTGATGCACCAATCACGGTCGATTTATCTTTTTTATCGGTCACCTTCCCACGGACGGTCACTTTCTCAGGGACCTGTGCTTTGAGGCGTACTGAATTAACCGAAAAAACGATCAGCAAAAAGCAAGTTATCCTTAAAATGTATTTTTTCATAGAACAGGTTAGTTAGAATTAAGCACCTGATTAATAGAGTGAATCAGGGCTCTGTTGGCAAGATTGTTGCTGCCTGCCAGATTGATGGTGGCGCCTGTTCCGCTGGTAAATTTACCATCCCTGACTTCCATTTGAGCGGGAACATACCGGGTCGGATCTGTACCGGGATAGAAAACTGTCAACGTTTTAGCATTGCCATTGATGTCTTTTAATAGCGTAGGAAAAATCCCGTTTTTTATACCGTCGGCGGCTATGGTATTTCTTTCGACAATGTGGTATAGCAGGAAATTTATTACTTTTGCCTGGTCGAGGGTTGTTGTGGGGCTGAAGGTTGGCTGCCCCGTGACAGAGTTGCCGGGAAGAAGGTTGTTACGGACCGCCTGCATGATCGCGGCATTTGTAGGGATAAAAGCTGTATATTGCCCACCTACCGCAGCTCCGATGATGTCTTTGGTAAGTGGTATCCAAAGTGTTCCGCAATTAATCAGGTATTGGTAAAAGTAGTTGAAGTTAGCAGCCACTACAGGGTCTGTGGAAAGGCCGAGTCGTTCGATGCTCTGACCCAGTGTTTCCGTATTTTCTGCAAATTGCAGCAAGCCCTTGGTATAATAGACCCTTCCATTGAAGGCGGTTTTCACGCTGTCTATCGTCACAGCAGTTCCCTTCACAACGTTTCCTGCTGCAAAAACTTTGTTATTCTTAAATTTGACGTATTCCCCTCCAAAAGATTCAGCTATACCTTCCCCGGACAAATTATCGAACTGCCCGTAGGCGGTATAAAGTAGGGAATTTGCAGCTATTCTGGCCAGCCTTTCCTGTAATGCGCTGGTCGAGGGGGATGACCCAGACGCGTTCGGGTCAGTATACGTCCAAACAGATTGATCGGGAATATAATCATACCCTGCTTTTTTGACCTCGAGATCGGACATCATAAACAAGGTATATTTGAAGTTCGTGTTCGTCGAGCCAACTTTGAGATCTGTCTGACCAAATATCCTGGTCATCAGGCTGTATTTGGGGTCGAGGTAGGCTTTACCATACACAGTGCGAAAGACATTGGCCTGCTGGACCGCTTTTGTACCGTAAAAGTTTCCGTTACTCAACATTTTAGTATCGATGATGTCCGAAGCCACGAAGGTTGCAGATTGCACCTGAAGATTATTATTGCTGGTCAGAATATCTCTCGGCCAGATGGTAGAAAGCCACATATGTGCATTAATCAGGTCGGTTAAAACGCTTGGCGGAGCTGCGTCGAATGTGCCGAAATTGGCCAGGATATCTTTTTCGTAAGCCAGAAGCGCTGAGTTCTTGGGCACGACCATTGTCCACCCGTTTGCCTGGGCATCAGTTTGCGTAAGGGCGAGATAACCCTCATTGTTCGGTGCGAAGGCGAGCGTAGCCGGATAACTTTTAACATAAACAATATCCGATTTCCCCGTTAGCACTTTATACCGGCTCGTCAGTGCAATGTTAGCTGTGTAGATAGCGAGTTTATCCAGAAGCCGCATGAATTCACTATAATCCGGATTCTGAGAGATGTATTGATCTATGCTAGGTATCGGCGGGATAACTTTATCAATTTCATGCATAATGCCGTTCTCAGCCGGAATATCAGCGGTGATAACCTTGGCGCCGGCGACGTTAAAGCCGGTGAAGGTGGAGGTGGGATAAAAAGCATTATAGTCAGAAGCAGTAAGGGCATTTATCCCGAAATAGCCGCTCAAAAAATAAGGGATGTATTTGTTGTTATTATCGTTGGCCACGTAGGTCGCATTACGGTTGTTGGCCACAGAAACCCCGGAATGATTCGGGTCAACAAAAGTGAAGTCATAATAGGCAGTTTTCCTTCTGTAAGCATTGTCGGCAACAGCACCTTTCGCGGTCTGTAAAATCCCCAATTGGTCTTTTCGATAAGCATTGGCGACAAGACTATAGGTTATAATTCCGGCTGCTTTTGCTGAATCCAGAGCCGCCACGCCGCTGATACCATTTTCCTGGAAGTAACCTTGGAAAGCGTTGTCATTTGGCACAAAAAAGGTCCAATAACCCGCTGTACCCAAAATAGTTTTGTAACCCGCTTTGTCTATGAGGGCCAAGGCCGTGGTAAAGTTCCCTTTTTTCTGCAGTTCCTGGTAGATAGGTTGAGCCAAGCCATCAGGGCGGGCATAATAGTCGTCAAACATTTTTTTCTGACATGAGCTGAAAATGCTTGTCATGGCCAGTATACATACGATGGAGGTAATGTATTTATTCATAATATTTTATAAATTTTCAATAAATTATTGGGACGGTTAATTCTAACCGTGATTTACCTGGGGCAACCAGGAGATAGGAGTGTAAAGTTTTTACATATTTTTAAGCTTATGGATTGTGAATAATATTTGTTTTGACGACGGCCTCACTTTTTGATTCGCTGTATACCTTGATCGGGCTACAAAGCCGAGATCAAAAAATAAATGATCAATGCCTGCAGAATAGGTATAAACCTTTGCTGACCTCCGGGAGCGTTAATAACAGGGGTTTTGAAAGAGCGGATAATTTCTTCATAATTTTATTAAGTAAAAAGATTTCGCTCCAGGAAATTAGCATGACCGGAAGCCACTTTACAATTGGTTATTGTCACACAAATCTATTTGAAGTGATCTGCATGGGGTGAATAAAAATTAGTCTATTGCATTCAAAAATTGACCTTTATGAGTTTTAGAGCGTTTTAAAGGCTATTTAATGGGTTTCATTTAGAAAAAAAAAGATCATATTCCCTGAAGCCGTTCAAGTCGATATTTTTGTATTCTTGATGGAAAGATTAGGAGAAATAAAGATTTGGGGGCATCGACCGTAGTACTCCCCGGTGATTCTACATCGCCAACTTTATTTACTTTTAAGAAAACGTTTATTGATAAAGAGCTAAAGCCTCTGCGATGATTATTTTTGCCTCATAGAAAAAGGGTAGTTCGATGTTCGGAATTCATTTTCGTATTATCACGCTGTCTAAGACCCTTTATTGCAGGTTTTTTATATATTCAGACGGGTTTTGGCCGGAGTAATGCTTGAAACAGGTGCTGAAGTACGCTTGACTTTCGAATCCCACCCGGTAAGCGACCTCGGTAATACTTTGCTCTCCTGAATCAAAAAGTATTTTTGCTTTTCTAAGCCGCATTTCACGTAAGAATTCAACTGGGGCCATATTGGTCAGGCCCTTAAATTTCCGGTAAAATGGTGAGCGGCTCATATTCGCGTTAGCTGCCATAGATTCAATGCTCAGGGAGGGGTCTGACATTTCTGCACTGATAAATTGAATTATTTTGTTAAGGAATAATTCATCATGTGAGGTTATGAGAAGATCGCCTCTTTCTTTTTGCGCTGAATTAGGGCGGTTGAAAAGTTGCCAGAACATCCTGTTTCTTTGTTCCAGAAGATTGCTGACAGCAGCAAGCAGCATCTCGGTGCGGAAAGGCTTGGTCAGATATTGATCGGCACCAAAGTTCAAAGCATCGATCTTGTTTTCTACAGAAGCTTTTGCCGTTAGCAAAATAACCGGGATATGGCTCGTTTCGTTATGACTTTTTAATTTATCCAGCATGGTAATACCATCCATTACTGGCATCATGACATCAGATATGATCAGATCCGGATATAAATGCATGGCTTTGGAAAATCCTTCCTCCCCGTTTTCCGCTAACTCAATGCGATAATGCCCCCCAAGTTCCCCTGACAGAAAAACACGCAGGTCGGAGTTGTCGTCAACTAACAACAGTAATGGCGCTTTCAGAACTTTATAGCCCGTTTCCTGTGCCCTTCCTTTTTCCGTAGTATCTTGCTCCGGCGATTTAACCTCTGATATAGCTGTTTGCGTTCGCATCGTGCCCGGTTTTTTTTGGAACTGGCAGAGTTCTAAACTTGTTCCGAGTTCAATCGTAACGATCAGCCCATTTGTATCTGCACTATTTTCGGCATAAATCTTACCTCCGTGAAGTCGTACGAATTCACTGGAAACCGAAAGGCCGATCCCAGTACCTTTTAATTGTCCTGCTCCGCCTATTTGACCTTCGTAATAAAGCCGGAATATATCAGTAAGTTGCGTTTCATCGACACCGGGTCCCTCGTCACGGATGGCGATTGCGCATACAGATCCATTCTCTTTGAAATTGACCGAGATCTCTATCACTCCATCTTGAGGACTGTATTTCAGGGCGTTGGCAAGAATATTATAAAAAACTGTTTCCATCTTTTCTGGATCAGCGCAAATCTCCAAGACCAGGTTATCCGGGACTATGCTGAACCGGATATTTTTCTCACGAAAGGCCTCAGTAAAATAGCCGGCGACTTTATCGATCAGAGAAACCAGGCTGACGCGGGAAATATTTAACTGCGCGTTCCCTGTTTGCACTTTCCGTAAATCCAGTAACTGGCTGACGAACCTTTCCATACGCTCGGTATTCCTCTTGATGATCTCAATATACCTTCTTCCTCTTTCAGATAGGTCTTCCTTGGACAAGAGTGCTTCAACAGGGCTCATAATCAAAGTTAAAGGGGTGCGTAATTCATGCGAAATATTGGTAAAGAAATTCAGCTTTAGTTCCGTAAGCTCCTGTTCAACTTGTATGCGCTGGCGAAGTTTAAACATGGTCGAAATGATACGCCAGGTCATCCGCAGCAAGACCGCGATGAATAAGATGTAAGCTATTTTTGCCCATCCTGTTCGCCAGGGCGGTGGTAGGATCTTAACCGAAAGTTGTTTGAACGGTACTTCAAGATATTGATCCTGTCCCACCGTTTTAACCTGGAAAATATAGCTGCCGGGAGGTAGGTTTGAGTAGGTTGCCTTCCGCTGATTAGGATCGCTTTGTATCCAGACTGAATCCATGCCCAATAACCGATACGCGTAATTTTGCCTGTCCCCATTGCGATAGTCCAGGACATTGAAGGTAAAACTCAGGTCATCTTCGTCATATTTTAATACTAGTTCGGTCAAGTAGTTAATATCTGATTTCAAAACAGATTGCTTATGGTCCGAAATGTCAATATCTCTGCCATTCACCTGCAGGCCGGTTATAGCTATATGCGCATTGGTCTTGTGGTGACTGATCATTGCGGGATTGAAGGAAAGGTATCCCTGGAATTCTCCGAAGACTATGTTTCCACAAGGCTGTTTTAGGCAGGCACTTTCCGAAAAACCGAATTTTGGCAATCCCTCGATCGCGTAATAATTTTTGAAATGTTGTATTTCGGGATCAAATTGTGAAAGGCCCTTTTGGGTGGCCAGCCAAATTTTACCGAAATTATCTTCTACGCAACTTAGTGTAAAATCATTGGCCAACCCGTCCCCGATTGTATAGTTACGGAACTTTAACCCTTTCTGAGAATCCTTCCCGACCGCCCTGTCAAATCCGCCCCCGGCTGTGCATAGCCACATACGTTGCTGCCTGTCCTTTAATATGAACTGAATATCATTATTTCCTAAACTTTGCGGATCACCTGGTATTTTGTTGTATTCGAAAAACCGGTAGTCTTGGGGTTGTTCATCGGTAGCATCGACGATGAGTAAGCCGTCCGTGGTCCCCACCCATATGTTTCCTTTTGGACCGATCGCCAGGTGCCGGACTCCGTTATAAGCGCCCCTTGGGTGATTGGAAAACCCATTTCTGATGTTGTAAAACTTCGTTTTTCCTTTGATGCTCACCACTTGATTTAAACCGCCGCCTATTGTACCCGTCCAGATCCGTCCCTTCTCATCCTCCACAACGGAATACACAGCGTTACCACTAATACTGGTCGTGTCCTTTGGGTCGTTTGTATATTGGGCCAGGCGATACCTGGTATGATTCTGATCAAGTGGTTCTGCCTTAAAAAGTCCTTTGCCCTTAGTCCCGAGCCAGATATTTCCTTTCCGGTCTTCGCATATCGTATAAACCCAGCCAAGTCCGCCGGGGGGCTCATTGGTGAACATCCCTTGGATTTTTTTTCCCCCTTTGAAGACCGAAAGTTTTCTTTTAGTTGCGATCCATAGTCGCTGCTGATGATCAGAATATAAGGCTCGGACCTCATTTTCCGATTGTACATAGGTGTGGTCCACTAAAAGATGCTGATGGAAGTCATCATTTAGGATCACTACTTTTTCCAATCCCTTTTGGTCCGTATTCAACCATAGGATTCCCTCACTGTCGTAAAAGTGATGAACAACCCTATTGTTAAATCTATAGTCGTCAAATCGTGGATCGTTGTAGAAGCGATCAATTGTGCCTGTGGCCTCGTTATAATAACCGAAACCATGCCCTTTCATATTGACCCAAACTCTGCCATTTATATCTTCGAATACCTCGTATGGTGTACCCGTATTGATCAAAGAATAATCCGGCTGCGTGAAACGCCGGAGGTTGCCCCGCCAGGGGTCATACCGGAATACACCGTTCTCACTAGGTTCGAGCCACAAGCAGCCCGACTTGTCTTCCAAGATAGATAAGATCGGGTGCTGGTCGATTCTGACAGTTGCGCGAAGGCTCAGATCGGCCTTGTTTAGTATTATTAGCTCGCCTTTAGCCGTTGAGCAATATACTAAATCGCGTTTTGAGGCAAGACATACCGAATTTAATTGCATATCAGGTAAGATTTTCTTTTTAAGGAACCTCCCGTTCTGCTTATTATGAATGATTAAATAACCATCCTGTGTCGTGAAAGCGATATTGACTTTATCTTCTGCCACGGATTTGAAATTGCACTTGTTTAAAACATCAAGATCCAGGGGCTTGCTTGAATAATATCCAGAGGCGTCGGGCCTGAGTATTGATATACCGCCTACGGTTCCTATCCAGATTTTTCCCTGGTTGTCTATCCGGAAGAAATTAATCTTATCAGAAGGAAGATTAAAGCGCCCAACCTGATCCTGTGCATATCTGGTGATAACAGGTTCCGGCGATCCGGGTTTAGACAATGCGATAAGGCCTTGATCCGAACTCAAAAGCCAGACCAGGTTTTTTCCTGACGGCAGAATACCCGTACAGGAAAATCTTTTTCCCGCGACCTTTTTCAGTCTTTTCAATACATAAAGGAATTTTCCAGTTCTTTTATCAAATCTATAAACCTGATTGCCATCGGTTTTAACCCATAAATACCCGTTGTCATCTTCGACGATATCATTGATCCGGTTGCTGTTCAGGCTGGAACTGTCACCAGCATAAGATTTAAACGTGGTAAAAGTCTGCCCATCGAAACGGTTGATGCCATCCCAGGTACCGAACCACATAAATCCTTCCCTGTCTTTGATTATAGAGGTCACCTTGTCATGTGACAGGCCATCCTGGGTAGAATAATGGGTGATCCGGCATTTCAACTGGGCAAACGAAAAGCAAGGGGCAAAAATGCAGAATAGATGTAATATTGCAGTACATTTTATCCTGGATAAATTAAATTTTATAAGCATCCCGGAAAGTTAAGTCCTTGGTAAGATAGGTTTATTTTTAGCAGTTGAGACCCTATGTAATATACTGCAAACATTTGCTTTCATCTCTGTCTTCATAAAATTCGGCTCCTATTTGTGATAAGATTGACAATGTTGAGATTTATTTTATCTGATCTGAATTAGCTGGTATGACTCGCACAATTGTAGCCCATTTCGTTTAAAGGGATTGCCTGATAATGATCTTAAATGGGTTTATGATTTGGGCGGGCTTGTTTTCCAGTATCATTTTCGCGGTCATTTTCCCCATCGCTTCTAAATCAGTAGTAAGTACCGTAATACCGAGCAATTCTTTGAAGGGTGTATCATGGTAAGATATCAGTCCAATCTCGTTGCCGGCCAGCAGACCATTTTCTTTTATTTTCTTTAATAAAATGATGAGTTCCGATTCGTCCAGCGTCAGGTAAACTTCGCCTTTATACGGCCCATTTTTCTCCACCATATTCCTGATTTCCAAGCCAAGTGATGATTCAGTCGCAAATCGCATTAAGCCCTCGATGATTCCCTGCTGGTGGCCTGTTGAGGGGATGAGTAAAATCAGCTTTTCATACTTGGCCAAACGCGCCGAATTTTTT
Proteins encoded in this window:
- a CDS encoding hybrid sensor histidine kinase/response regulator transcription factor, with product MLIKFNLSRIKCTAILHLFCIFAPCFSFAQLKCRITHYSTQDGLSHDKVTSIIKDREGFMWFGTWDGINRFDGQTFTTFKSYAGDSSSLNSNRINDIVEDDNGYLWVKTDGNQVYRFDKRTGKFLYVLKRLKKVAGKRFSCTGILPSGKNLVWLLSSDQGLIALSKPGSPEPVITRYAQDQVGRFNLPSDKINFFRIDNQGKIWIGTVGGISILRPDASGYYSSKPLDLDVLNKCNFKSVAEDKVNIAFTTQDGYLIIHNKQNGRFLKKKILPDMQLNSVCLASKRDLVYCSTAKGELIILNKADLSLRATVRIDQHPILSILEDKSGCLWLEPSENGVFRYDPWRGNLRRFTQPDYSLINTGTPYEVFEDINGRVWVNMKGHGFGYYNEATGTIDRFYNDPRFDDYRFNNRVVHHFYDSEGILWLNTDQKGLEKVVILNDDFHQHLLVDHTYVQSENEVRALYSDHQQRLWIATKRKLSVFKGGKKIQGMFTNEPPGGLGWVYTICEDRKGNIWLGTKGKGLFKAEPLDQNHTRYRLAQYTNDPKDTTSISGNAVYSVVEDEKGRIWTGTIGGGLNQVVSIKGKTKFYNIRNGFSNHPRGAYNGVRHLAIGPKGNIWVGTTDGLLIVDATDEQPQDYRFFEYNKIPGDPQSLGNNDIQFILKDRQQRMWLCTAGGGFDRAVGKDSQKGLKFRNYTIGDGLANDFTLSCVEDNFGKIWLATQKGLSQFDPEIQHFKNYYAIEGLPKFGFSESACLKQPCGNIVFGEFQGYLSFNPAMISHHKTNAHIAITGLQVNGRDIDISDHKQSVLKSDINYLTELVLKYDEDDLSFTFNVLDYRNGDRQNYAYRLLGMDSVWIQSDPNQRKATYSNLPPGSYIFQVKTVGQDQYLEVPFKQLSVKILPPPWRTGWAKIAYILFIAVLLRMTWRIISTMFKLRQRIQVEQELTELKLNFFTNISHELRTPLTLIMSPVEALLSKEDLSERGRRYIEIIKRNTERMERFVSQLLDLRKVQTGNAQLNISRVSLVSLIDKVAGYFTEAFREKNIRFSIVPDNLVLEICADPEKMETVFYNILANALKYSPQDGVIEISVNFKENGSVCAIAIRDEGPGVDETQLTDIFRLYYEGQIGGAGQLKGTGIGLSVSSEFVRLHGGKIYAENSADTNGLIVTIELGTSLELCQFQKKPGTMRTQTAISEVKSPEQDTTEKGRAQETGYKVLKAPLLLLVDDNSDLRVFLSGELGGHYRIELAENGEEGFSKAMHLYPDLIISDVMMPVMDGITMLDKLKSHNETSHIPVILLTAKASVENKIDALNFGADQYLTKPFRTEMLLAAVSNLLEQRNRMFWQLFNRPNSAQKERGDLLITSHDELFLNKIIQFISAEMSDPSLSIESMAANANMSRSPFYRKFKGLTNMAPVEFLREMRLRKAKILFDSGEQSITEVAYRVGFESQAYFSTCFKHYSGQNPSEYIKNLQ
- a CDS encoding fasciclin domain-containing protein; protein product: MNKYITSIVCILAMTSIFSSCQKKMFDDYYARPDGLAQPIYQELQKKGNFTTALALIDKAGYKTILGTAGYWTFFVPNDNAFQGYFQENGISGVAALDSAKAAGIITYSLVANAYRKDQLGILQTAKGAVADNAYRRKTAYYDFTFVDPNHSGVSVANNRNATYVANDNNNKYIPYFLSGYFGINALTASDYNAFYPTSTFTGFNVAGAKVITADIPAENGIMHEIDKVIPPIPSIDQYISQNPDYSEFMRLLDKLAIYTANIALTSRYKVLTGKSDIVYVKSYPATLAFAPNNEGYLALTQTDAQANGWTMVVPKNSALLAYEKDILANFGTFDAAPPSVLTDLINAHMWLSTIWPRDILTSNNNLQVQSATFVASDIIDTKMLSNGNFYGTKAVQQANVFRTVYGKAYLDPKYSLMTRIFGQTDLKVGSTNTNFKYTLFMMSDLEVKKAGYDYIPDQSVWTYTDPNASGSSPSTSALQERLARIAANSLLYTAYGQFDNLSGEGIAESFGGEYVKFKNNKVFAAGNVVKGTAVTIDSVKTAFNGRVYYTKGLLQFAENTETLGQSIERLGLSTDPVVAANFNYFYQYLINCGTLWIPLTKDIIGAAVGGQYTAFIPTNAAIMQAVRNNLLPGNSVTGQPTFSPTTTLDQAKVINFLLYHIVERNTIAADGIKNGIFPTLLKDINGNAKTLTVFYPGTDPTRYVPAQMEVRDGKFTSGTGATINLAGSNNLANRALIHSINQVLNSN